In Arvicanthis niloticus isolate mArvNil1 chromosome 27, mArvNil1.pat.X, whole genome shotgun sequence, a genomic segment contains:
- the LOC143439608 gene encoding LOW QUALITY PROTEIN: PRAME family member 8-like (The sequence of the model RefSeq protein was modified relative to this genomic sequence to represent the inferred CDS: substituted 1 base at 1 genomic stop codon) translates to MSLQNPPTLQKLASQTLVRDETLAMSYMEELPPGLFPALFNEAFACRNTKLIKAMVADWPFPCLPVGALMETPDLETLQAVLDGVDMQLKREFHPRRTKLQVLDLRNVHHAFWNIRAGAENSGCSFESLDKKQAMKVYPKYALRRRLKVIVDLSIRSCLDETQACFLKWAQNKKGSINFCCTKMKIWALPVRVIRQILYVFDPEHITELELSTEWRLSELAQFAPYFGQMKNLRKVFLAPLHKIAFSLNNRTVVTEAACIKKFVSQFSKFNCLQHLFMFXVHFLRDRMNEILWCLMMPLETLSITYYLISQKDLDSLSCCQSLFQLKHLDLRGVILSALDLIPLRGLLENVADTLETLDLQGCRMNDYQLNILLPVLRQCSQVTSINLYNNDFCMPILKDLLQHTANWRKMNVEQYPAPLECYVDSAQVSRERFAHLCPELMDTLRAIRQPKNISFATLICHTCGERCVYDKVSRFCSCWE, encoded by the exons ATGAGTCTTCAGAACCCACCCACACTCCAGAAGCTGGCAAGTCAAACTCTAGTGAGAGATGAGACTTTGGCCATGTCCTATATGGAGGAGCTGCCCCCTGGGCTCTTCCCAGCACTGTTTAATGAGGCCTTCGCTTGCAGAAACACTAAGCTCATAAAAGCAATGGTGGCAGACTGGCCTTTCCCCTGTCTCCCTGTGGGGGCATTGATGGAGACACCTGACCTGGAAACCTTGCAGGCTGTGCTAGATGGAGTAGACATGCAACTGAAAAGAGAGTTTCACCCCAG GAGGACAAAACTACAGGTTCTTGACCTGAGAAATGTGCACCATGCTTTCTGGAACATACGGGCTGGTGCAGAGAACAGTGGCTGTTCATTTGAGAGCTTGGACAAAAAGCAAGCCATGAAGGTTTATCCCAAATATGCACTGAGGCGGCGTTTGAAGGTCATAGTTGACCTGTCCATCAGGTCCTGCCTTGATGAAACACAAGCATGCTTCTTGAAGTGGgcccagaacaaaaagggctcCATAAATTTCTGCTGTACAAAGATGAAGATCTGGGCTCTGCCAGTCCGAGTTATCAGACAGATCTTGTATGTTTTTGATCCAGAGCACATCACAGAATTAGAACTGAGTACTGAATGGCGTCTGTCAGAGTTGGCACAGTTTGCTCCCTACTTTGGGCAGATGAAAAACCTTCGAAAAGTCTTCCTGGCACCACTCCACAAGATTGCCTTCTCTTTAAACAATAGAACAGTAGTCACAGAAGCTGCGTGTATCAAAAAGTTTGTTTCTCAGTTCTCTAAATTCAACTGTCTTCAGCATCTCTTCATGTTCTGAGTCCATTTTCTCAGAGACCGGATGAATGAGATCCTATG GTGCCTGATGATGCCCTTAGAGACCCTCTCCATCACTTACTACCTGATTTCACAGAAAGACTTGGATTCCCTCTCTTGTTGTCAGAGTCTCTTTCAGCTAAAACATCTGGATTTGAGAGGAGTGATCTTATCTGCTTTGGATCTTATTCCTCTGAGAGGTCTCCTAGAGAACGTGGCAGACACTCTTGAGACTTTGGATTTGCAGGGGTGTAGGATGAATGACTACCAACTTAATATCCTTCTACCTGTACTCAGACAATGCTCTCAGGTCACCAGTATTAATTTGTACAACAATGACTTCTGCATGCCCATCCTGAAGGACCTTTTGCAGCACACTGCCAACTGGAGAAAGATGAATGTGGAACAATACCCTGCCCCACTGGAGTGCTATGTTGACTCAGCTCAAGTTTCCAGAGAAAGATTTGCCCACCTTTGTCCTGAGCTCATGGATACACTCAGGGCAATAAGGCAGCCCAAGAACATCTCCTTTGCTACATTAATCTGCCATACATGTGGTGAGCGCTGTGTCTATGACAAGGTATCCAGATTTTGTAGCTGCTGGGAGTAA